A window of the Hordeum vulgare subsp. vulgare chromosome 5H, MorexV3_pseudomolecules_assembly, whole genome shotgun sequence genome harbors these coding sequences:
- the LOC123398127 gene encoding uncharacterized protein LOC123398127 — protein MGEPNEWRARFDGAKHSVVYIQFAPLPGMANEIQRLADRVRSIEDEQERRLAVRSPSTCVGFVHSSTNGDDDDAAACHLNVMTTAHALKHVYSWADPLTIEKARLFRASVVCYHREEARRLSRLPEESRRYVEAKITASSWAHDILLLTVGVEALRSFHAEVCPGPHPHPALPVAPKMPRKAMRCMLLTWPEVDGPPRDAMGWTSCSRGVEMMSTNHLGYRMILVEVDVDSVAGMSGAPLVDADGMVIGMLHGGFGGTHSYFVACPHLYQWARQNRTRTRIVRRIGVASSWATFKAG, from the coding sequence ATGGGCGAGCCGAATGAGTGGAGGGCCAGGTTCGACGGCGCCAAGCACTCGGTGGTGTATATCCAGTTCGCCCCGCTGCCAGGCATGGCGAACGAGATCCAGAGGCTCGCCGACCGGGTGCGGAgcatcgaggatgagcaggagagaCGGCTGGCCGTTAGGAGCCCAAGCACCTGCGTCGGCTTCGTCCACAGCTCGAccaacggcgacgacgatgatgcTGCTGCATGCCACCTGAACGTGATGACAACAGCCCATGCCCTCAAGCATGTCTACAGCTGGGCCGATCCGCTCACCATTGAGAAGGCGCGCCTCTTCCGTGCATCCGTTGTCTGCTATCATCGCGAGGAAGCTCGCAGGCTGTCCAGGCTGCCGGAGGAGAGCAGGAGGTACGTGGAGGCCAAGATCACGGCGTCGTCGTGGGCACACGACATACTCCTGCTCACGGTCGGTGTCGAGGCTTTGAGAAGCTTCCACGCCGAGGTCTGCCCCGGACCGCATCCGCACCCGGCCCTCCCCGTGGCCCCCAAGATGCCGAGGAAGGCGATGCGGTGCATGCTGCTGACCTGGCCCGAGGTGGACGGGCCTCCAAGGGATGCCATGGGGTGGACGAGCTGCTCCAGGGGGGTGGAGATGATGAGTACTAACCACCTGGGATATAGGATGATCCTCGTCGAGGTTGACGTAGACAGCGTGGCCGGGATGTCCGGTGCGCCACTTGTCGACGCCGACGGAATGGTCATCGGGATGCTCCATGGCGGGTTTGGGGGCACCCACTCCTACTTCGTGGCATGCCCCCATCTCTATCAGTGGGCGAGGCAGAACCGAACCCGCACACGCATAGTGAGGAGGATTGGGGTGGCGAGTAGCTGGGCAACATTCAAGGCTGGCTAA